The Melospiza georgiana isolate bMelGeo1 chromosome 9, bMelGeo1.pri, whole genome shotgun sequence genome has a segment encoding these proteins:
- the TMEM121 gene encoding transmembrane protein 121 yields the protein MVLPPPDRRHVCLTTIVIMTSMAFMDAYLVEQNQGPRKIGVCIIVLVGDICFLIVLRYVAVWVGAEVKTAKRGYAMILWFLYIFVLEIKLYFIFQNYKADKKNLETVARKALTLLLSICVPGLYLVLVALDSMEYIRTFRKKEDLRGRLFWVALDLLDILDIQANLWEPHRTGLPIWAEGLMFFYCYILLLILPCVSLSEISMQGEHIAPQKMMLYPVLSLVTINIVTIFIRAINMILFQDSRVSTIFIGKNIIAIATKACTFLEYKRQVKEFPQNAIALELQQNSLSHNQTLHSAQGIPHEPSPTSEILDT from the coding sequence ATGGTGCTGCCGCCGCCCGACCGGCGCCACGTCTGCCTCACCACCATCGTCATCATGACCAGCATGGCCTTCATGGACGCCTACCTGGTGGAGCAGAACCAGGGGCCCCGCAAGATCGGCGTCTGCATCATCGTGCTGGTGGGGGACATCTGCTTCCTCATCGTGCTGCGCTACGTGGCCGTGTGGGTGGGCGCCGAGGTGAAGACGGCCAAGCGGGGCTACGCCATGATCCTGTGGTTCCTCTACATCTTCGTGCTGGAGATCAAGCTGTATTTCATCTTTCAGAATTACAAAGCGGACAAGAAGAACCTGGAGACGGTGGCCAGGAAAGCTctgaccctgctgctctccatctgtGTGCCGGGGCTCTACCTGGTGctggtggccttggacagcatGGAGTACATACGGACCTTTCGGAAGAAAGAGGACCTGCGGGGACGCCTCTTCTGGGTGGCCCTCGACCTGCTGGATATCTTGGACATCCAGGCCAACCTGTGGGAGCCACACAGGACCGGCCTGCCCATCTGGGCAGAGGGGCTCATGTTCTTCTACTGCTACATACTCCTCCTGATCCTGCCTTGCGTGTCCCTCAGTGAGATCAGCATGCAAGGGGAGCACATTGCCCCGCAAAAAATGATGCTCTACCCCGTCCTCAGCCTGGTCACCATCAACATCGTCACCATCTTCATCCGGGCCATCAACATGATCTTGTTCCAGGACAGCAGGGTCTCCACCATCTTTATCGGCAAGAACATCATCGCCATCGCCACCAAGGCGTGCACCTTCCTGGAGTACAAGCGGCAGGTGAAGGAGTTCCCGCAGAACGCCATCgccctggagctccagcagaactCCCTCTCGCACAACCAGACCCTGCACAGCGCACAGGGCATCCCCCACGAGCCGTCGCCCACCAGCGAGATCCTGGACACATGA